The following proteins are co-located in the uncultured Draconibacterium sp. genome:
- the sprA gene encoding cell surface protein SprA, with the protein MTLNRSLRKIYFIFIALIVLAIPLKGLAQEAADIDTTGTLPYPFKDQPAFGYSDQDSGKIYLNKPGNIKYEIEYDPVLGQYVFYEKVGKLNYRLPQSMSLDDYIDYDFDKSVKEYWRTRSQLESMDQRGGLIPKLTIGSEAFNRIFGGNTINIQPQGYVEVSFGYQMNKTDNPSIPERLRKVPTFDFDEKIQMNVTGQIGTKMNMRVNYNTEATFDYENKMNLEYTGDEDEILKRIEAGNVSLPLNGSLITGASNLFGVKAEMQFGKLNVTTIFSQHKGESKTVETEGGAQVATFEISAANYDANRHFFLAQYFRDHYDEWLQNTAVPRSPITINKVEIWVTNKSSDFKESRNILAFQDLAEHDPNIYNNIPQFQQTPGLPYPQSIYPNNGANGLYSEMSNTYSDVRQVENITSTMAQFGQDFVGGTDFEKIEQARKLNESEYTINQTLGYVSLNTSLNADEVLAVAFNFTSNGQTYQVGEFSTDGIDAPNTLFLKLLKGTNLSPGKPTWNLMMKNIYNLNAYQLSSDDFELNVVYQNDSTGTYINYLPSSRITGHILLEVMRLDMLNKQLDPTKDGVFDYVEGITVNSNSGRIIFPVIEPFGKHLADSLIDQADIDQYTFQALYDSTRVKAEQDAEHNKFRLIGSYKGSSSSDISLGTLNLAQGSVKVTAGGQVLVENVDYTVDYTLGRVKVINQALLEAGTPISVSTESEDLFTMQRKTLMGTHLNYAFSDNFNIGATALYMHERPLTQKVDYGEDPISNLMYGLDMNYSTETMLITKALDKLPFYSTNTASSIDIEGEFAKLVPSSSKAIDGAAYIDDFEATKTAIDLRSRQSWMLASTPQYQNNLFPEANLNNTLEYGINRAKLAFYTIDPLFLRNNSLTPDHIKNDRDMQSNHFVREVFEQELFPEKEFSTGEPTNIAVLDLAYYPKERGPYNFDAAPSSYSAGVNADGTLKDPETRWGGIMREISTSDFETANIEYLEFWLMDPFVYDTMENLSGGDLYFNLGDISEDVLKDSRKAFENGLPTTAEVTNVDTTIWGRVSTLQSLVNAFDNTDISRQYQDIGFDGLNDEDEQKHFETYLEELKLKVNNDVYEEALKDPATDNFHYYRGTDYDDAEMDILSRYKKYNGPQGNSPTSTMSTESYPTSATTLPDVEDINRDNTLNEYERYFQYKVSIRKKDMVVGQNNITDKKHSRVELKNGTIGEVDWYQFKIPINSPDAAIGNINDFKSIRFLRMFMRGFEDSTIMRFATLDLVRADWRRYTGDISDVDATPSVDAEFEISAVSIEENGSRQPINYILPPGIDRVIDPANPQLKQLNEQSMVLKAMNIDQGDAKAAYKSLYMDFRRYKTLKMDVHAEEIEGYPLDDEEMYFFIRLGSDYNYNYYEYEVPLALTPPPPLNGYYNNDSEADRYIVWPDANRLNIPLEVFTNLKLERNDAMRAGGSNISIQDVYETTHADWNDGKNRVKIKGSPNLGNVQVFMMGVRNKRGQVNTGPKSVEVWTNELRLSDFDESGGWAANGRISTRLADLGSVTVAGRTRSAGFGSIDQNVNSRQLEDLNEIDVAASIDWGRFFPDKAGVRIPMYYGYSKSTVKPKYNPLEPDIEMDQSLSRLDTKQEKDSLKNLVQDVIERKSINFTNVKVEPQKQKEKTHLWDPENFAVTYSYNEISKHNVTTEYNVDKTHRVMFSYNYSSRSKLIEPLKKVKLLQKGPLKLIGDFNFYPLPTQISYRTDLYRKYNEKQSRNITNPNLILPATFEKDFLWNRYLDIRYDLTRSLKFDFSSRGTSRIDEPEGRINKNDDDYEWKRDSILTNLWDLGRPTLYNHSFNMTYQVPLRSIKALSFLSSSVRYSGTYEWIAGPLTEETINLGNTIANTRNLTITGNANLQSVYNKVPYFKEVDQKFKRTGRGRGSLNSRATGSRSRSTANQQPIQKKEIETFTQNLKLSANNVQKVNHKLNTKKVKVLITDVDGKVVPGKLTIIDANNIEFTPNADANQVMLSVTGKRGDQSFAKDMLDLTTRMLIGVRTISVNYSRNGGSVLPGYLPEPTLFGAGNYTGDQVWGGVPNIESNFAPGLPFLFGWQDRDFAVKAADNGWLTIDSTLNQPFQIRENEKISFRAMLEPLPDLRIDVTANRSFSKNITEFYDYDYSSGLFVANSTTESGNFSMSTLTWGTAFFAIGKEDVSSSASFENLKEYRQVIAHRLANQRGSGGGYDPSSPHSQYPGYPDGYGPNSVEVLVPAFLAAYQNKDPEKVPLSLFPSVKYMRPNWSIRYEGMVSKIPGLNKVMRSLNFQHTYRSSYNVGSYATNLNYDASSDGLSYIRDLADNFVPGYDFNSVNIVEAFSPLINMDIMWQSDLTTRAEIKRNRNLNLSFANNQLTEVIGSEYILGVGYRFTHMDLIIKTKNSQQAYSNDLNIRADVSYRKSKTILRQLDDDDNQITAGQGNFTIKTYADYRLSDKFEMRVFYDRIINDPFTSLSYRTVNANFGVSFRFTLSN; encoded by the coding sequence ATGACACTGAACCGAAGTTTACGAAAAATATACTTCATCTTTATCGCACTAATTGTTCTGGCCATTCCTCTGAAAGGACTTGCTCAGGAAGCTGCTGATATTGATACTACGGGTACACTACCCTATCCATTTAAAGATCAGCCTGCGTTTGGATATTCCGATCAGGATTCGGGAAAAATCTATCTGAACAAACCCGGCAACATTAAATACGAAATTGAGTACGACCCGGTACTTGGGCAATATGTTTTTTACGAAAAAGTAGGAAAGCTGAATTACCGTTTGCCACAAAGTATGTCGCTGGATGACTACATCGATTACGACTTCGACAAATCGGTAAAAGAATACTGGAGAACCCGCTCGCAACTGGAATCAATGGATCAGCGGGGTGGATTGATCCCAAAACTCACCATTGGCAGCGAAGCTTTTAACCGCATTTTTGGTGGAAATACCATTAACATTCAGCCCCAGGGTTACGTGGAAGTAAGTTTTGGTTACCAAATGAACAAAACCGACAATCCATCGATTCCTGAACGTTTACGAAAAGTTCCGACATTCGACTTCGATGAAAAAATTCAAATGAATGTTACCGGACAAATCGGAACGAAAATGAACATGAGGGTGAACTACAACACCGAAGCCACCTTCGACTACGAAAATAAAATGAACCTTGAATATACCGGCGACGAAGACGAGATTCTGAAAAGAATTGAAGCCGGTAATGTTTCGTTACCATTAAACGGTTCGTTAATTACAGGTGCCTCCAACCTTTTTGGGGTAAAGGCCGAAATGCAATTTGGGAAATTAAATGTAACCACCATTTTCTCGCAACACAAAGGAGAATCAAAAACGGTTGAAACCGAAGGAGGAGCACAAGTAGCCACCTTCGAAATATCGGCAGCCAATTACGATGCCAACCGCCACTTTTTTCTGGCGCAGTATTTCCGCGATCATTACGACGAATGGTTACAAAACACAGCAGTTCCGCGTTCGCCAATTACAATTAACAAAGTTGAAATCTGGGTAACAAACAAATCGAGCGATTTCAAAGAATCCCGAAACATTCTGGCCTTTCAGGATTTAGCAGAACACGATCCGAACATTTACAACAATATTCCGCAATTTCAGCAAACACCCGGGTTGCCCTATCCGCAAAGTATTTATCCAAACAACGGAGCCAACGGCTTATATAGCGAAATGAGCAATACGTACTCCGATGTACGTCAGGTTGAGAATATTACATCAACCATGGCACAATTCGGACAGGATTTTGTTGGCGGTACCGACTTCGAAAAAATTGAACAGGCACGGAAACTGAATGAATCGGAATATACGATCAACCAAACGTTGGGTTATGTTTCGTTAAATACCTCGTTAAATGCCGACGAAGTTTTAGCAGTAGCTTTTAACTTTACATCAAACGGGCAAACCTACCAGGTGGGTGAATTCTCAACAGATGGTATTGACGCGCCAAATACCTTATTCCTGAAATTATTAAAAGGAACCAATCTGTCGCCGGGCAAACCAACCTGGAACCTGATGATGAAAAACATTTATAACCTAAATGCTTACCAGCTTTCCAGCGACGATTTTGAGTTAAACGTGGTGTATCAGAACGACTCGACCGGTACTTACATTAACTATTTGCCAAGCAGTCGTATCACCGGTCACATTCTGCTTGAAGTAATGCGTTTAGACATGCTGAACAAGCAGCTGGATCCAACCAAAGACGGTGTTTTTGACTATGTAGAAGGAATTACGGTAAACTCCAACTCCGGTCGGATTATATTTCCGGTAATCGAACCTTTCGGAAAACATTTGGCCGATTCGTTAATTGACCAGGCGGACATCGATCAATATACTTTCCAGGCACTTTACGACTCGACCCGAGTTAAAGCAGAACAAGATGCGGAACACAATAAATTCCGACTTATTGGTAGCTACAAAGGCTCCTCCAGCTCCGACATTTCGCTGGGGACTTTAAACCTTGCACAGGGATCGGTAAAAGTTACTGCCGGAGGACAAGTACTTGTTGAAAATGTGGATTACACCGTTGACTATACACTGGGACGGGTAAAAGTAATTAACCAGGCTCTACTCGAAGCCGGAACGCCAATTTCGGTTTCTACGGAAAGTGAAGACTTGTTTACCATGCAACGAAAAACGTTGATGGGAACCCACCTGAATTATGCGTTCTCCGATAATTTTAATATTGGTGCAACTGCATTGTACATGCACGAACGACCACTTACGCAAAAAGTAGACTACGGCGAGGATCCGATTTCGAACCTTATGTATGGTTTGGATATGAATTACTCCACCGAAACAATGTTAATAACCAAAGCGCTTGACAAACTGCCTTTTTACAGTACAAACACGGCGTCGTCAATCGACATTGAAGGTGAATTTGCCAAACTGGTACCAAGTAGTTCGAAGGCCATCGACGGAGCGGCATACATCGATGATTTTGAAGCAACAAAAACAGCTATCGATTTACGTTCGCGCCAATCGTGGATGCTGGCCAGTACGCCGCAGTATCAAAACAATCTGTTTCCGGAGGCAAATCTTAACAACACACTGGAATATGGTATCAACCGTGCAAAACTGGCATTTTATACCATCGACCCGCTTTTCCTGAGAAACAACTCATTAACACCCGACCATATTAAAAACGACAGGGACATGCAGTCGAACCACTTTGTTCGTGAGGTTTTTGAGCAAGAGCTATTTCCTGAAAAAGAATTTAGTACCGGTGAACCAACAAATATTGCTGTACTCGACCTCGCCTATTATCCAAAAGAACGCGGTCCCTATAACTTTGATGCTGCACCCAGTAGTTATTCAGCAGGGGTAAATGCCGACGGAACTTTAAAAGATCCGGAAACACGCTGGGGAGGTATTATGCGCGAAATTAGTACCAGCGACTTTGAAACGGCAAACATTGAATACCTGGAATTTTGGTTGATGGATCCATTTGTGTACGATACAATGGAAAACCTTAGTGGTGGTGACTTGTATTTCAACCTGGGAGACATTTCGGAAGACGTACTGAAAGACTCGCGAAAGGCATTTGAAAACGGGCTTCCGACTACGGCGGAAGTTACCAACGTTGATACAACAATCTGGGGACGTGTTTCAACCTTACAATCGCTGGTTAATGCATTCGACAACACCGACATTTCGCGTCAGTACCAGGATATTGGGTTCGATGGATTAAATGATGAAGACGAGCAGAAACATTTTGAAACTTACCTTGAAGAACTAAAATTAAAGGTTAACAATGATGTGTACGAAGAAGCTTTAAAAGATCCGGCAACCGATAACTTTCATTATTACCGGGGAACCGATTACGATGATGCTGAAATGGATATTTTATCGCGTTACAAAAAATACAATGGTCCTCAGGGCAACTCGCCAACATCAACCATGTCCACTGAAAGTTACCCAACTTCGGCAACAACATTACCCGATGTTGAGGACATAAACCGCGACAATACTTTAAATGAATACGAACGTTATTTCCAGTACAAAGTAAGTATTCGTAAAAAAGACATGGTGGTTGGGCAAAACAACATCACCGATAAAAAGCACAGTAGAGTTGAGCTAAAAAATGGTACAATTGGAGAAGTAGACTGGTACCAGTTTAAAATACCAATTAACTCTCCCGATGCCGCCATTGGCAACATCAACGACTTCAAATCAATCCGTTTTTTAAGGATGTTTATGCGAGGATTTGAGGACTCTACCATCATGCGTTTTGCCACGCTCGACCTTGTTCGTGCCGACTGGCGCCGTTACACCGGCGATATAAGCGATGTGGATGCAACTCCGTCGGTTGACGCTGAATTTGAAATTTCGGCCGTAAGTATTGAAGAAAACGGAAGTCGCCAACCAATTAACTATATTTTGCCTCCCGGAATCGACCGTGTAATTGATCCGGCCAATCCACAATTAAAACAATTGAACGAGCAGTCGATGGTATTAAAAGCCATGAACATCGATCAGGGAGATGCCAAGGCTGCATACAAATCGTTGTACATGGATTTTAGAAGGTACAAAACCTTAAAAATGGATGTACACGCCGAAGAGATTGAAGGTTACCCGCTGGATGACGAAGAAATGTATTTCTTTATCCGCCTGGGATCCGACTACAATTACAACTATTACGAATACGAAGTTCCTTTGGCCCTTACACCGCCACCTCCATTGAATGGATACTATAATAACGACAGCGAAGCTGACCGCTATATTGTTTGGCCCGATGCCAACCGCTTGAACATTCCGTTGGAGGTGTTTACCAACTTAAAACTTGAACGAAACGATGCCATGCGTGCCGGAGGATCGAATATCTCCATTCAGGATGTATACGAAACCACACACGCTGATTGGAATGACGGCAAAAACCGGGTTAAAATTAAAGGTAGTCCAAACCTTGGAAACGTGCAGGTATTTATGATGGGGGTACGTAACAAACGGGGTCAGGTAAACACCGGGCCAAAATCGGTTGAAGTTTGGACCAACGAATTGCGTTTGTCCGATTTCGACGAATCCGGCGGCTGGGCTGCCAATGGTCGTATTTCTACCCGACTGGCCGATTTGGGAAGCGTTACTGTTGCAGGAAGAACACGTTCGGCAGGTTTCGGAAGCATCGATCAAAATGTAAACAGCCGCCAGTTGGAAGACCTAAATGAAATTGACGTGGCTGCGTCCATTGATTGGGGACGATTCTTCCCGGATAAAGCAGGTGTGCGAATTCCGATGTACTATGGATATTCAAAAAGTACGGTAAAACCAAAATACAATCCGCTCGAACCGGACATTGAGATGGATCAGTCGCTGAGCAGACTGGACACCAAGCAGGAAAAAGATTCATTAAAAAATTTGGTGCAGGATGTAATTGAACGAAAAAGTATAAACTTTACCAATGTTAAGGTTGAACCTCAAAAACAAAAAGAGAAAACTCATTTATGGGATCCTGAAAACTTTGCGGTAACCTACTCATACAACGAAATTTCGAAACACAATGTAACTACAGAATACAATGTGGATAAAACCCACCGTGTTATGTTCTCGTACAATTACAGCAGCCGCTCGAAACTAATAGAACCACTAAAAAAGGTCAAACTACTTCAAAAAGGGCCTTTAAAACTTATTGGTGATTTTAATTTTTATCCGCTGCCAACGCAAATTTCGTATCGTACCGATTTGTATCGGAAATACAACGAAAAACAATCGAGAAACATAACCAATCCGAATTTAATTTTACCGGCCACCTTCGAAAAAGATTTTCTGTGGAACAGGTATCTCGATATTCGCTATGATCTTACCCGTTCGTTAAAATTTGATTTCTCATCACGAGGAACTTCCAGAATTGATGAACCGGAAGGCAGGATCAATAAAAACGATGACGATTACGAGTGGAAAAGAGACTCGATACTTACCAATTTGTGGGATTTGGGTAGGCCAACTTTATACAACCACAGTTTTAACATGACTTACCAGGTTCCGCTGCGAAGTATTAAAGCTCTGAGTTTCCTATCCTCATCGGTACGTTATTCCGGAACCTACGAATGGATTGCCGGCCCGCTTACCGAAGAAACCATTAATTTAGGAAACACCATTGCCAATACCCGAAACCTAACGATTACGGGTAATGCAAACTTGCAGTCAGTGTACAATAAAGTGCCTTATTTTAAAGAGGTCGATCAGAAATTTAAACGAACCGGGCGTGGTCGCGGAAGTTTAAACAGTCGGGCAACAGGAAGTCGTAGCAGAAGTACTGCCAACCAGCAACCCATTCAGAAAAAGGAAATTGAAACCTTTACCCAGAACCTTAAACTAAGTGCCAACAATGTACAAAAGGTTAATCACAAGCTAAATACTAAAAAAGTAAAAGTGTTAATTACCGATGTTGACGGGAAAGTAGTACCTGGAAAACTAACGATTATTGATGCCAACAACATTGAATTTACCCCGAATGCGGATGCCAACCAGGTAATGCTTTCGGTTACCGGGAAACGTGGCGATCAGTCGTTCGCAAAAGATATGCTCGATTTAACTACCCGAATGTTAATCGGGGTGCGCACCATTTCGGTGAATTACAGCAGAAACGGAGGAAGTGTTTTACCCGGATATTTGCCGGAACCTACTTTGTTTGGTGCAGGCAACTACACCGGCGATCAGGTTTGGGGAGGTGTTCCGAATATTGAATCGAATTTTGCTCCCGGACTTCCATTTTTATTTGGTTGGCAAGACCGTGACTTTGCGGTTAAGGCAGCCGACAATGGATGGCTGACAATTGATTCAACATTAAATCAACCCTTCCAGATTCGGGAGAATGAAAAAATAAGTTTTAGAGCAATGCTTGAGCCGCTGCCTGATTTACGAATTGATGTAACGGCAAACCGTTCGTTCTCGAAAAACATTACCGAATTTTACGATTACGATTATAGCTCCGGTTTATTTGTTGCCAACAGTACCACCGAATCGGGTAACTTTAGCATGTCAACTTTAACCTGGGGAACTGCATTTTTTGCCATCGGGAAAGAAGATGTAAGCAGTTCGGCGTCGTTTGAAAACTTAAAAGAATACCGCCAGGTTATTGCGCATCGTTTGGCAAACCAACGTGGTTCCGGTGGTGGTTACGATCCATCTTCGCCACATTCGCAATACCCGGGTTATCCCGATGGATATGGCCCCAACTCGGTGGAAGTATTGGTTCCGGCCTTTTTAGCTGCGTATCAAAATAAAGATCCGGAAAAAGTTCCTTTAAGTTTGTTCCCATCGGTAAAATACATGCGTCCGAACTGGAGTATTCGTTACGAGGGAATGGTATCTAAAATTCCGGGACTGAATAAAGTAATGCGTTCTTTAAATTTCCAGCACACTTACCGCTCGAGTTATAATGTTGGTTCGTATGCAACCAACCTTAACTACGATGCCTCGTCTGACGGCTTAAGTTACATTCGCGATTTAGCCGATAACTTTGTTCCGGGTTACGATTTTAATTCGGTAAATATTGTAGAGGCTTTTAGTCCGCTAATCAACATGGATATAATGTGGCAAAGCGATTTAACCACACGTGCCGAAATTAAACGAAACAGAAACCTAAACCTTTCGTTTGCCAACAACCAGCTTACCGAAGTTATAGGTAGCGAATACATTTTAGGTGTTGGGTACCGTTTTACGCACATGGATTTAATTATTAAAACCAAAAATTCGCAACAGGCCTATTCAAACGATTTAAACATTCGTGCCGATGTTTCGTACCGGAAAAGTAAAACCATACTGCGCCAGTTAGACGATGACGACAACCAAATTACGGCCGGTCAGGGGAACTTTACCATTAAAACATATGCCGATTACCGTTTAAGCGACAAATTCGAAATGCGTGTTTTCTACGATCGTATCATAAACGATCCGTTTACATCGCTATCGTACCGCACTGTAAATGCCAACTTTGGTGTTAGTTTCAGGTTTACTTTGTCGAATTAG
- a CDS encoding anthranilate synthase component I family protein, whose protein sequence is MEKLTFKPVVRKLLADTVTPVSIYLRLRTLYPKSILLESSDYHGNENAYSFIAFQPIACFTVNNGVAVKSLPGREQEEFELSKERILHDELDSFFKTFDVDSNEISLPANGLFGYVNFDAIQHFENIKFTSDKIEEYQIPEVKYCFYKYVVAIDHHKNQILMVENLLEGESSQMDYINHLLVNLNYTTARFELSGDETSNITDDEYKHMVTKGKEHCYRGDVFQIVLSRQFAQEFNGDDFNVYRSLRSINPSPYLFYFDYGDYKIFGSSPEAEIRIKENKAYIHPIAGTFKRTGNDEQDRELAAQLSKDPKENAEHVMLVDLARNDLSRNADNVVVETYREVQFFSHVIHLVSQVSGQITDDTNLIKVLGETFPAGTLSGAPKYKAMELIDKYENQNRGYYGGCIGYLGFDRTVNHAIMIRSFLSKNSKLFYQAGAGIVADSKEESELQEVNNKLAALKKAIEMAQEIS, encoded by the coding sequence ATGGAAAAATTAACTTTTAAACCCGTCGTTCGGAAGCTGCTTGCCGACACAGTTACACCGGTAAGTATTTACCTGCGACTTCGTACGCTTTATCCAAAATCGATCCTTTTGGAAAGTTCGGATTACCACGGAAATGAAAACGCCTATTCGTTTATTGCATTTCAACCCATTGCCTGTTTTACTGTGAACAACGGAGTGGCTGTAAAATCACTTCCGGGAAGAGAACAGGAAGAATTTGAGCTTTCGAAAGAGCGGATTTTACACGACGAACTGGATAGCTTTTTTAAAACCTTTGATGTTGATTCGAATGAAATTAGTTTACCGGCCAATGGTTTATTTGGGTACGTAAACTTCGATGCCATCCAGCACTTCGAAAACATTAAATTCACATCAGACAAAATAGAGGAATACCAGATTCCTGAAGTGAAATACTGTTTTTACAAATATGTTGTAGCAATCGACCACCACAAAAACCAGATATTAATGGTGGAAAACCTGTTGGAAGGTGAAAGTTCGCAAATGGACTACATCAACCATTTACTGGTTAACCTGAATTACACCACTGCCAGGTTTGAATTGTCGGGAGACGAAACTTCGAATATTACCGACGACGAATACAAACACATGGTAACAAAAGGAAAAGAACACTGTTACCGTGGCGATGTTTTCCAGATTGTTTTGAGCCGCCAGTTTGCTCAGGAATTTAATGGCGACGATTTTAATGTTTATCGTTCACTTCGTTCCATTAACCCATCGCCATACTTGTTTTATTTCGATTACGGCGATTATAAAATATTTGGATCGAGCCCGGAGGCAGAGATCAGGATCAAAGAAAACAAAGCCTACATTCACCCCATTGCCGGAACCTTTAAACGTACCGGAAACGATGAACAGGACCGCGAACTGGCAGCACAGTTGAGCAAAGATCCAAAAGAAAATGCCGAGCATGTAATGTTGGTTGATTTAGCCAGAAATGACCTAAGCAGAAATGCGGATAATGTAGTTGTGGAAACGTATCGCGAAGTGCAGTTTTTCTCGCATGTCATTCATTTGGTGTCTCAGGTTTCGGGGCAAATAACCGACGATACCAACCTGATTAAAGTATTGGGCGAAACATTTCCGGCGGGTACACTTTCGGGCGCTCCAAAATACAAGGCTATGGAATTGATTGACAAATACGAAAATCAAAACCGCGGATATTACGGAGGTTGTATTGGTTATTTGGGCTTCGACCGAACTGTAAATCATGCCATCATGATTCGTTCTTTCCTGAGTAAAAACAGCAAACTTTTTTACCAGGCCGGTGCCGGAATTGTTGCCGACTCGAAAGAAGAAAGCGAGTTACAGGAAGTGAATAATAAACTAGCAGCGCTTAAAAAAGCCATTGAAATGGCACAGGAAATTAGTTAA
- a CDS encoding aminodeoxychorismate/anthranilate synthase component II: protein MKILVIDNYDSFTYNLVHAIKKISGLPVDVFRNDEITLEEIDKYDKIVLSPGPGIPEEAGLLLNIIKEYGPKKSMLGVCLGHQAIGEAFGGKLRNMNRVLHGIATPVMLTKNKSVLFNGLPDTFEVGRYHSWIVRSEQLPQCFQVTSYDKDGLIMSMKHKKYDVEGVQFHPESVLTPLGEKMIENWLNK, encoded by the coding sequence ATGAAAATATTAGTAATAGATAACTACGATTCGTTTACCTACAATCTGGTACATGCAATCAAAAAAATATCCGGCCTGCCGGTCGATGTATTTCGCAACGACGAAATAACCCTAGAAGAAATTGACAAATACGATAAAATTGTTCTTTCGCCCGGACCTGGTATTCCGGAAGAAGCAGGTTTGCTATTGAATATTATAAAAGAATACGGACCAAAAAAAAGCATGCTCGGAGTATGTTTGGGACATCAGGCAATTGGAGAAGCATTTGGAGGAAAACTGCGCAACATGAATCGAGTTTTGCACGGAATTGCAACACCGGTAATGCTTACCAAAAACAAATCGGTTTTATTCAACGGATTACCCGATACATTTGAGGTGGGACGTTACCATTCGTGGATTGTGCGTTCGGAACAATTGCCACAGTGTTTCCAGGTTACCAGCTACGACAAAGATGGTTTAATAATGTCGATGAAACACAAAAAATACGATGTGGAAGGTGTTCAGTTTCACCCCGAATCGGTACTGACACCGCTGGGCGAAAAAATGATTGAAAACTGGCTGAATAAATAA
- the trpD gene encoding anthranilate phosphoribosyltransferase — MKKTLEYLFAGNKLTREQAKSSLLEVGKGEHSEAEFASFLTVFKMRPLQSEELAGFRDAMVELSAKVDLSEYQGMDIVGTGGDGKNTFNISTLSCFVVAGAGVNITKHGNYAATSNSGSSNVLEYLGYKFSNDIEKLKNDLDKGNFCFLHAPLFHPAMKHIAPVRRALKVPTFFNILGPMINPSSPKYQVLGVNNNENFEHYKNVYKTLDIEYAIVNSVDGYDEISLTDATHFASKTKDILIPPAGFGMEKVSPNKLYGGDSVEDAAKIFIDILEGKGTPEQNNVVLANAGLALQVVHPEKELTECVEMAKESLQSGKALNKLTAITK, encoded by the coding sequence ATGAAAAAAACATTAGAATACTTATTTGCAGGAAACAAACTTACCCGCGAGCAGGCAAAATCCTCTCTATTGGAAGTGGGGAAAGGAGAGCACTCGGAAGCAGAATTTGCCTCTTTTCTCACGGTGTTTAAAATGCGTCCGCTTCAGTCCGAAGAACTGGCCGGCTTTCGCGATGCAATGGTGGAACTAAGCGCAAAAGTAGATTTATCTGAATACCAGGGAATGGACATTGTTGGTACCGGTGGCGATGGGAAAAATACCTTTAATATTTCTACACTTTCGTGTTTTGTTGTTGCAGGAGCAGGTGTAAATATCACCAAACACGGAAATTATGCTGCTACCTCAAACAGTGGTTCGTCAAATGTTTTGGAATATTTGGGATACAAATTCAGTAACGACATTGAAAAATTAAAAAACGACCTGGACAAAGGAAATTTCTGCTTTTTACATGCACCACTTTTTCACCCGGCAATGAAACACATTGCTCCGGTGCGCAGAGCACTTAAAGTACCCACTTTCTTTAATATTCTGGGACCAATGATCAATCCTTCGTCGCCAAAATACCAGGTACTTGGAGTAAATAATAACGAAAATTTTGAGCATTATAAAAATGTGTATAAAACACTGGATATTGAGTATGCCATTGTAAACAGTGTTGATGGTTACGATGAAATTTCATTGACCGATGCTACTCATTTCGCTTCAAAAACAAAAGACATATTAATACCACCCGCCGGTTTTGGAATGGAAAAGGTAAGCCCCAATAAATTATATGGTGGTGATTCGGTGGAAGATGCAGCCAAAATTTTTATTGATATTCTGGAAGGAAAAGGAACACCCGAACAAAATAATGTTGTGTTGGCAAATGCAGGACTGGCATTACAAGTGGTACATCCCGAAAAAGAATTGACCGAGTGTGTTGAAATGGCAAAAGAATCATTACAGAGCGGAAAAGCACTAAATAAGTTAACGGCAATAACAAAATAA